A single genomic interval of Malania oleifera isolate guangnan ecotype guangnan chromosome 11, ASM2987363v1, whole genome shotgun sequence harbors:
- the LOC131168624 gene encoding lipid phosphate phosphatase gamma, with product MLAHSHKAVSLTHVRYQKGDRLGHFLAWVSLIPVFISFGGFITHFIFRRELQGMFFALGLIISQFINELIKTSVQQARPETCAMLEMCDSHGWPSSHSQYMFFFAVYITLLTRNQMGLWTLKYKWILGSVPWFLALFTMYSRVYLGYHTVAQVFAGAALGIVLGALWFWVVNSFLCCFFPMIEESAFGRFFYVKDTSHIPNVLKFEYDNARAARKDMNCKCE from the coding sequence ATGCTCGCACATTCGCACAAAGCCGTGTCGCTGACCCATGTCCGATACCAGAAGGGCGACCGGTTGGGTCACTTCCTGGCATGGGTGTCTCTGATTCCCGTCTTCATCAGCTTCGGCGGCTTCATCACGCATTTCATCTTCCGTCGCGAGCTACAGGGTATGTTCTTCGCCCTCGGCCTCATAATTTCCCAATTCATCAACGAGCTCATCAAGACATCCGTCCAGCAGGCCCGCCCCGAGACCTGCGCGATGCTCGAGATGTGCGATTCCCACGGTTGGCCCTCCAGCCACTCCCAGTACATGTTCTTCTTCGCCGTCTACATCACTCTGCTCACGCGAAATCAGATGGGGCTGTGGACGCTGAAGTACAAGTGGATTCTGGGTTCTGTTCCCTGGTTTTTGGCCCTTTTCACTATGTACTCCAGGGTTTATCTGGGGTACCACACCGTTGCGCAGGTTTTCGCCGGGGCTGCTCTTGGGATTGTTCTTGGGGCGTTGTGGTTCTGGGTAGTCAATTCTTTTCTGTGTTGTTTTTTCCCGATGATCGAAGAGAGCGCGTTCGGGAGGTTCTTTTATGTCAAGGATACTTCTCATATCCCCAATGTGCTAAAGTTCGAGTACGACAATGCCAGAGCTGCTAGAAAAGATATGAACTGCAAGTGCGAATGA